A region of Zeugodacus cucurbitae isolate PBARC_wt_2022May chromosome 5, idZeuCucr1.2, whole genome shotgun sequence DNA encodes the following proteins:
- the LOC105217669 gene encoding NAD(P)H-hydrate epimerase produces the protein MVFKVIQLYKHTLHNVVLNSANYIKQLQLHYTTRKYSATMKFLTQTEAIKIDEELFNEYKFSVDQLMELAGLSCAHAIAKCYPTECFKRVLVCCGPGNNGGDGLVCARHLSLMKYEPTIYYPKKTAKPLYENLSHQCKSNGIPFLHSDPTLESTNDDFDLIIDALFGFSFKPPVRETFIPITEILQNTKTPIASIDIPSGWDVEKGKIREEDFEPDLLISLTAPKLCAKLFKGKYHYLGGRFVPPTLQEKYQLNLPAYIDCNLCLKL, from the exons atggtATTTAAAGTCATTCAGCTTTATAAACACACTCTTCATAACGTAGTTCTGAATTCTGCAAATTACATAAAACAATTGCAACTTCATTATACAACGCG caaatacTCTGCAACAATGAAATTCTTAACACAAACTGAAGCAATCAAAATTGATGAGGAATTATTCAACGAATATAAATTTAGTGTGGATCAACTCATGGAATTGGCCGGGTTGAGCTGTGCTCATGCTATAGCCAAATGCTATCCAACTGAATGCTTCAAACGAGTGCTAGTATGCTGTGGACCGGGAAACAATGGCGGAGATGGATTAGTTTGTGCCCGACATTTATCTTTAATGAAATACGAGCCAACAATTTATTATCCCAAAAAGACTGCAAAACCACTATATGAAAATCTAAGCCACCAGTGTAAAAGTAATGGAATACCATTCCTCCATTCAGATCCCACCCTTGAAAGTACAAATGATGACTTTGATTTAATTATTGATGCACTATTTGGTTTCAGCTTCAAACCGCCCGTGCGAGAAACTTTTATTCCTATTACTGAGATTCTTCAAAATACTAAAACTCCTATAGCAAG CATTGATATTCCAAGCGGTTGGGATGTAGAAAAAGGCAAAATAAGAGAAGAAGATTTCGAACCAGATCTCTTAATATCCCTAACGGCTCCAAAACTGTGCGCTAAGTTGTTTAAAGGCAAATACCATTATTTGGGAGGACGATTCGTACCGCCTACACTCCAGGAAAAGTATCAACTCAACCTACCAGCGTATATCGATtgtaatttgtgtttaaaattgTAG
- the LOC105217678 gene encoding ribosome biogenesis protein NOP53, with translation MSAIKKKRISKKTKSAWRKTDIKDVEEFLEEQRQDERVGSFAEKKDDELFLVDATPLKQKPVILTEKQKRKLNAKKPLRSLEALNNTSKVQDPIVKRNRVRQKKSGRVIEEEVRNPTKPRHFQANKDRERYYQTLEKKLKKEEELSKTAKDVWAEEDFRDKMPGLKDEKGWISRELALHVTKNVGKPVIKVHDSIRHRTTKAKKFVAPHAGLSYNPSLDDHQALLKEVVEREEKIIKEKTHLKRVTTQMFSKVTPEERDTRRLEEMRSGLDDDSEGEANEGTEVEEYKTINPPVENKKKSKQSRRKELQQKELQKKQAEKKALKKQIADLNRIKSIKTEVIAEEEALNALKKHRKKVELKKKFETKRLGRLKYVDPDIDVNMPEDIAGNLRNVKPESSLLVDRFKNFQKRNILPVSVATGKQKSKKVKRFPRSSHKDPGVSFQMLREQRKTGKS, from the exons atgtctgCGATTAAGAAAAAACGTATTTCAAAGAAAACAAAGTCAGCATGGCGTAAAACAGATATTAAAGATGTAGAAGAATTTTTGGAAGAGCAACGACAGGATGAACGTGTTGG GtcatttgcagaaaaaaaggACGATGAATTGTTTTTGGTGGATGCTACACCGCTTAAACAGAAACCGGTCATTCtgacagaaaaacaaaaaagaaaattaaacgcTAAAAAACCATTGCGTTCATTGGAGGCTTTAAACAACACATCTAAAGTGCAAGATCCAATTGTCAAAAG AAATCGGGTTCGGCAGAAGAAGAGTGGTCGTGTCATTGAAGAAGAGGTTCGAAATCCAACTAAACCTCGACATTTCCAAGCAAATAAAGATAGGGAGCGTTACTACCAAACTctagaaaaaaaactaaagaaagaAGAGGAGTTAAGCAAAACTGCAAAAGACGTGTGGGCAGAAGAAGATTTCCGAGACAAAATGCCTGGTTTAAAAGATGAGAAAGGATGGATAAGCAGAGAATTAGCACTACACGTGACAAAGAATGTTGGTAAACCAGTAATAAAAGTGCACGATAGCATACGTCAtcgcacaacaaaagcaaa AAAATTCGTGGCTCCACATGCGGGTTTGAGTTATAATCCATCATTGGATGACCACCAAGCACTGCTTAAAGAAGTTGTAGAACGAgaagaaaaaatcataaaagagaaAACCCACTTGAAAAGAGTTACAACTCAAATGTTTTCGAAAGTTACACCAGAGGAACGAGATACACGACGATTGGAGGAAATGCGTTCAGGTTTAGATGATGATAGTGAAGGGGAAGCAAACGAGGGAACAGAAGTCGAGGAATATAAAACTATAAATCCCCCAgtagagaataaaaaaaagagTAAACAGTCAAGGCGAaaagaattacaacaaaagGAATTACAGAAAAAGCAAGCAgagaaaaaagctttaaaaaaacaaattgccgACTTAAACag gATAAAATCTATTAAAACTGAAGTTATCGCCGAAGAGGAGGcattaaatgctttaaaaaagCATCGTAAAAAGGTTGAACTCAAGAAGAAGTTCGAAACAAAACGGTTGGGACGACTTAAATATGTGGATCCAGATATAGATGTCAATATGCCTGAGGATATTGCTGGCAATCTACGCAATGTGAAGCCAGAATCTAGTTTATTGGTGGACCGATTTAAAAACTTCCAAAAACGAAACATTTTACCTGTAAGCGTTGCCACTGGCAAGCAGAAATCAAAGAAAGTAAAACGTTTTCCACGAAGTTCGCACAAAGATCCTGGAGTATCGTTTCAAATGCTCAGAGAACAGCGTAAAACTGGGAAATCATAA
- the LOC105217671 gene encoding tyrosine-protein kinase hopscotch: protein MIRLLGEKFEISPWIMNRASNTSGTTNTTITLLDTSSASFSMGGCSSIHSNGGISSSDQADQHISPLPITNASPQISNKIFNYKDNTDTDFGNSLKCEDICVSMCRQLNILPTTRLLFGLRVMDSENEWVAPGKELTPGVRYCFRLRIKIPNMDTELKTLDKQAFEYLYWQIRYDILHEKIPEIRHKEKKANIMGLAVMDMSIDLQAKSTETERNDRKYKRDIVANIENKYKQYLPQTLLKEHRYFVKPKIRQTFKEVREKTNFTTEFKLYYIEEVCKLAPKYLMEVYCVTVDYIPNDDLNTLHPTASCNASNGNTKMRAYVKLDNHDDPEPGLKISLKKEKWTLLTKIRDIIAISIEDNAADLEITDVPQSYCMRFDSKVELESFITYIGAYLRLTSKWLYDLCDGYTTPSLNNLIDLRCHGPIGGAFSFAKLRSMSKVGKNCIIRQCEKEYDVFYIDINTQTLPLGKLGENITTTKISLKNKKWLLHTNNNLREFKTLKDLKNSISPQMFWIPPTENDYAPLLLICLPKKLLPKKADIELSESELQKSRVQVLIWKRDLLIYEGNCESNDDMWIMKGEWIQKDSCKNVTVKLRVLKEGVLEDIIDLSNECAKFSSSHFIKLYGLTLKYPYTMVMEYTAYGPLDKFLCKHKDKISFKMRLWIMYGLVKGMAYLVQEGLYHGFIRCSNMYVTKFDARSDTFEVKIGDPGFRRSYSNKDLPWIPQEFYNNPKDVRGKNFADKWAFATALWEIFSDGKSPLEELNCNGNESKIAEKLNMNRTRGDGGILPKPKNCLDEIYQIMLDGWQSEENKQFNSTRIFSIIKKLNGIKENKLSKDLDDISFECNEDNGNSSNNYEQSLVELFRCMGQVLPFPEGKLMVYELLDEGHFAYVHKGIIEYDDPDKPQEKVAVKKMKTNKNGSTSNDFQREAKIMQALEHENIVKIIFQSTQRPYYIVMELVSGGSLKDYLRGNQPNLTNKRLLHFAHDIAKGMKYLAEKKIIHRDLAARNVLIENDRAKVSDFGLAQYADSEGCYIGKSVRDIPINWYAPESIRDNTYSYKSDVWSFGVTMHEIMSRGGNPYLGGQPGLKGEEIMNRLYNGERLPKPELCPQIIYETLILPCWELEPEKRPDFGVILESIQNLIEKDDETI from the exons ATGATCCGATTATTGGGAGAAAAGTTTGAGATCTCTCCGTGGATTATGAATCGAGCTTCCAACACATCTGGTACGACTAATACTACCATCACTTTGCTTGATACCAGTAGTGCCTCATTTTCAATGGGTGGTTGTAGTTCAATTCATAGCAATGGGGGTATAAGTAGCAGTGATCAAGCCGATCAACACATCTCCCCTTTGCCAATAACAAATGCATCTcctcaaatatcaaataaaatattcaactaCAAAGATAACACAGATACTGATTTCGGAAATTCGCTAAAATGTGAGGATATATGTGTAAGTATGTGTCGACAATTAAATATTCTACCCACGACTCGGTTGTTATTTGGCTTACGTGTAATGGACTCTGAAAATGAATGGGTTGCTCCGGGTAAGGAGTTAACACCTGGCGTACGATACTGTTTCCGGTTACGAATTAAAATCCCTAATATGGATACGGAGTTAAAAACGTTGGACAAACAagcatttgaatatttatattggcAGATTCGTTACGATATATTACATGAAAAAATCCCAGAAATAAGGCACAAAGAAAAAAAGGCTAATATAATGGGGTTGGCTGTTATGGACATGTCTATTGATTTACAAGCGAAAAGTACTGAAACGGAAAGGAATGACAGAAAATATAAACGTGACATAgttgcaaatatagaaaataaatataaacaataccTGCCTCAAACTCTTTTAAAAGAGCACAGATATTTTGTAAAGCCCAAAATTCGCCAAACATTTAAGGAAGTGCGGGAAAAGACAAATTTTACCAcagaatttaaattgtattatattgaaGAGGTATGTAAGTTGGCGCCAAAGTATTTGATGGAAGTGTACTGTGTGACAGTAGATTATATCCCAAATGATGATTTGAACACTTTGCATCCAACTGCAAGCTGTAATGCTAGTAATGGAAACACAAAAATGAGAGCATATGTTAAACTAGACAACCATGATGATCCAGAGCCAGGTCTAAAGATTTCgctgaaaaaagaaaaa TGGACGCTACTAACAAAAATTAGGGACATTATTGCGATAAGTATCGAGGATAATGCTGCTGATTTGGAGATAACTGACGTACCACAAAGCTATTGTATGAGGTTTGATTCAAAAGTTGAATTAGAAtcttttattacatatataggAGCGTATTTAAG GTTGACCTCCAAATGGTTATATGATTTATGTGACGGATATACGACACCatctttaaataatttgattgaTTTAAGATGTCATGGGCCAATAGG TGGTGCATTTTCTTTTGCCAAATTGAGGAGTATGTCTAAAGTTGGGAAAAACTGCATTATAAGGCAATGTGAGAAAGAATATGACGTATTTTATATCGATATAAATACACAAAC GTTACCGTTAGGTAAGTTAGGCGAGAACATAACAACTAcaaaaatttcgttgaaaaacaaaaaatggttgTTACACACGAATAATAACTTGAGGGAATTCAAAACTCTAAAAGATTTGAAGAACTCAATATCGCCTCAAATGTTTTGGATTCCTCCAACAGAGAATG attaTGCACCTCTCCTTTTGATATGTTTGCCAAAAAAGTTACTTCCAAAGAAGGCTGACATAGAATTAAGTGAATCTGAACTTCAAAAATCACGAGTTCAAGTACTTATTTGGAAGCGTGACCTCCTAATTTACG aagGGAATTGCGAGAGTAATGATGACATGTGGATAATGAAAGGAGAATGGATCCAAAAAGATTCGTGTAAAAACGTTACTGTAAAGCTAAGAGTACTTAAGGAAGGCGTTCTTGAG GATATCATAGATTTATCGAATGAATGTGCCAAGTTTTCATCgtcacattttataaaattgtatggTTTGACATTGAAATACCCGTATACTATGGTAATGGAGTACACAGCTTATGGACCTTTAGATAAGTTTCTGTGCAAACATAAAGATAAAATATCTTTCAAAATGCGGCTATGGATTATGTATGGTTTGGTCAAAGGAATGGCCTACCTG GTTCAAGAGGGTCTTTACCACGGCTTTATTCGGTGTTCGAACATGTACGTAACTAAATTTGATGCAAGATCTGATACGTTTGAGGTAAAAATTGGCGACCCCGGCTTTCGTCGTAGCTATTCAAACAAAGA cTTGCCGTGGATACCACAAGAATTTTATAACAACCCCAAAGACGTTCGTGGTAAAAATTTCGCAGACAAATGGGCTTTTGCAACAGCTCTGTGGGAAATATTTTCTGACGGAAAATCTCCTTTGGAAGAACTTAATTGCAATGGAAATGAATCGAAGATTGCTGAGAAACTAAATATGAACCGTACAAGGGGAGACGGTGGCATATTACCGAAGCCAAAAAATTGTCTAGATGAAATATATCAGATCATGTTAGACGGTTGGCAATCGGAggaaaacaaacaatttaattcCACACGCATATTTTCAatcataaagaaattaaatggtATTAAGGAGAATAAATTGTCTAAAGACTTGGACGACATCAGTTTCGAATgtaatgaagataacggaaatTCATCAAACAATTATGAACAATCACTTGTAGAATTATTTAGATGTATGGGTCAAGTATTACCATTTCCAGAGGGAAAATTAATGGTTTATGAGCTATTAGATGAAGGTCATTTTGCTTATGTCCATAAAGGCATAATAGAATACGATGATCCTGATAAACCGCAGGAAAAGGTGGcggttaaaaaaatgaaaacaaataaaaatggttCAACTTCAAATGACTTTCAGCGCGAAGCTAAAATTATGCAG GCCCTCGAGCACGagaatattgtaaaaattatatttcaatcaACCCAAAGACCTTACTACATTGTAATGGAATTAGTCTCCGGTGGTTCTTTGAAAGATTATCTCAGAGGTAATCAACCGAATTTAACCAACAAAAGGCTTTTACATTTCGCCCACGATATTGCTAAG GGTATGAAATACTTGGCGGAAAAGAAAATTATCCATAGAGATTTGGCAGCGCGGAATGTTTTGATCGAAAATGATCGGGCAAAAGTATCGGACTTTGGTTTGGCGCAATACGCAGATTCCGAAGGCTGCTATATTGGAAAAAGCGTAAGGGATATTCCTATAAATTG gtaTGCACCGGAATCGATAAGAGATAATACTTATTCCTATAAATCTGATGTATGGTCTTTTGGAGTGACTATGCATGAGATTATGTCACGAGGAGGAAATCCATATCTTGGTGGTCAACCGGGTCTGAAAGGAGAAGAGATTATGAATCGGCTGTATAATGGAGAAAG ACTCCCAAAACCAGAGTTATGTccacaaattatttatgaaacatTAATACTACCGTGCTGGGAATTGGAACCCGAAAAGAGACCAGATTTTGGCGTAATCCTTGAAAGTATAcagaatttaatagaaaaagatGATGAAACCAtatga
- the LOC105217679 gene encoding transmembrane emp24 domain-containing protein 5, protein MAHINFWMFLGVMAICRFVSGYEKEMTVYIEAGRRECFYHPVRKGETIDIEYQVIDGGHGDLDISFSLLDPIGLVIVSDYKKPENIHRHDTNKDGDYRFCFDNAFSSYNRKTVFFELIIEQEGQSAFDNDWDNASTSKTPEELYDIQVHEILEYVGRVHMQIAKAHQILNMLRSTEARDRNLAEANYSRVNTWSLFQICAMIFVGLLQVFMVRSIFDTNSRMTTFWKKLGL, encoded by the coding sequence ATGGCGCATATAAATTTCTGGATGTTCCTTGGTGTTATGGCAATTTGTAGATTCGTAAGTGGATACGAAAAGGAAATGACAGTTTATATAGAAGCTGGCAGAAGAGAGTGCTTTTACCATCCTGTACGAAAAGGGGAAACCATCGATATAGAATATCAAGTGATTGATGGTGGACATGGAGACTTAGATATAAGCTTTTCACTGCTGGATCCTATAGGATTAGTAATAGTTAGCGACTATAAAAAACCGGAAAACATACATCGTCATGACACAAACAAAGACGGAGATTATCGTTTCTGTTTTGATAACGCATTTAGTTCTTATAACCGAAAAACTGTCTTCTTTGAGCTTATCATTGAACAAGAAGGACAATCAGCTTTTGATAATGATTGGGATAATGCCTCCACTTCCAAAACACCAGAGGAATTGTATGACATTCAAGTTCATGAAATCTTAGAGTATGTTGGACGCGTCCATATGCAAATCGCGAAAGCTcaccaaattttaaatatgttacGATCAACAGAGGCACGAGATCGCAACCTGGCGGAGGCCAATTACTCCAGAGTAAATACTTGGTCACTATTTCAAATATGTGCTATGATTTTCGTGGGACTTCTGCAGGTGTTTATGGTGCGAAGTATCTTTGATACAAATTCACGAATGACCACCTTCTGGAAAAAATTGGGGTTGTGA
- the LOC105217673 gene encoding uncharacterized protein LOC105217673: MTATEINPPESYNSNVEEYEIPGAEELENLYMLLEKGTIPELQWQFPGRQQTNNETAAPKVEPAASANTEEEPAAKTDFDFSDDVTQPQMRVRNQNSTPKSTKKKVANFAGVMEVLKKKNAEGSS; the protein is encoded by the exons ATGACTGCCACAGAAATTAATCCCCCAGAGAGTTACAATTCGAATGTGGAAGAGTATGAAATACCAGGAGCAGAAGAActagaaaatttatatatgttgctAGAAAAGGGAACTATTCCGGAACTTCAATGGCAATTTCCCGGGCGACAACAAACTAATAACGAAACGGCAGCCCCTAAAGTGGAACCTGCAGCATCAGCAAATACTGAAGAAGA GCCAGCAGCTAAAACTGACTTCGACTTTAGCGACGATGTCACGCAACCACAAATGAGAGTAAGGAATCAAAATTCTACTCCAAAATCCACGAAAAAGAAAGTTGCAAACTTCGCCGGCGTTATGGAAGTACTTAAAAAGAAAAACGCGGAGGGGTCATCCTAA
- the LOC105217670 gene encoding RNA-binding protein NOB1 produces MAEAKEKIEYLVADTTAFINAVQLNDYAKNVLTVPDVITEVRNKRQIRRLCVLPFDLQVREPRTDSIKHCVEFAKKTGDYASLSGIDIKVISLTYELEVDNVGDTHLRTEPVVSKIIASKEKPEEFQDNTKLAGWYNPEGEDEPSSDDNDEEENYESVNPVNDKEDAVKNSIEDQINDVNANNGSTDEITQEELDKFFEKLNCNVGDNDVCDLLVPKSEDLLDPEIATDDESKCNDEHDNTSSQHSEQITVESDDIEGGWITPHNIKKVKKSLEGKVESDVVPVVACMSTDYALQNVLKQMNLQICALDGRVIKHLRTYILRCYACFKTTSIMTKVFCPNCGNKTLKRVAVSLDENGKQVIHINTRRPLTSKYKNQSLPRFQGGKHSRNPILFEDQPIPRQMPSRVAKTKTNALDEDYIAGFSPFVMRDVDSKSAMLRSKGNLKEWARNNTFEEDRRRKHYNRVYK; encoded by the exons ATGGCCGAAGCGAAAgagaaaattgaatatttggtTGCAGATACTACAGCTTTTATTAATGCTGTTCAGCTAAAT GATTATGCGAAAAATGTCTTAACCGTCCCTGATGTTATTACTGAGGTGCGTAATAAACGTCAAATCCGAAGGCTTTGCGTTCTACCTTTTGATCTACAAGTGCGAGAACCTCGCACTGATAGTATAAAACACTGTGTAGAATTCGCCAAAAAAACTGGTGACTATGCCAGTCTCTCGGGTATCGACATTAAGGTGATTTCTTTAACTTATGAACTTGAGGTAGATAACGTTGGCGACACGCATTTGCGTACTGAACCTGTTGTATCGAAAATAATAGCATCTAAGGAGAAACCCGAAGAATtccaagacaatacaaaactaGCAGGTTGGTATAATCCGGAAGGTGAAGATGAACCAAGTAGTGATGATAATGATGAGGAGGAAAATTATGAATCTGTTAACCCTGTCAATGACAAAGAAGATGCAGTTAAAAATTCTATAGAAGATCAAATCAATGATGTGAATGCAAACAACGGTAGTACTGATGAAATAACACAAGAAGAACTTGATAAATTCTTTGAAAAGTTAAATTGTAATGTGGGTGATAATGATGTTTGCGATTTACTTGTACCAAAAAGCGAAGACCTACTTGATCCCGAAATTGCTACAGACGATGAATCTAAATGCAATGATGAACATGATAACACCTCATCTCAACATTCTGAACAAATAACAGTTGAATCCGATGACATTGAAGGCGGTTGGATTACACCCCATAATATTAAAAAGGTGAAAAAATCCTTGGAAGGTAAAGTGGAATCAGATGTTGTTCCTGTTGTCGCGTGTATGTCAACGGACTATGCacttcaaaatgttttaaaacaaatgaatttGCAAATTTGTGCGTTAGATGGACGTGTAATTAAACATTTACGTACCTATATTTTACGGTGTTATGCTTGTTTTAAAACAACAAGTATAATGACCAAGGTTTTTTGTCCGAACTGTGGCAACAAAACTTTAAAACGAGTAGCTGTTAGTTTGGATGAGAACGGAAAGCAAGTG ATTCACATAAATACTCGTCGTCCCCTAACATCTAAATATAAAAACCAAAGCTTGCCAAGATTCCAAGGAGGAAAACATTCACGTAACCCAATATTATTTGAAGACCAACCTATACCAAGACAGATGCCATCACGTGTAGCAAAGACCAAAACCAATGCTTTAGATGAAGATTACATCGCCGGATTTTCGCCTTTCGTAATGCGTGACGTAGACTCAAAATCCGCTATGTTGCGTTCTAAAGGAAATCTTAAGGAATGGGCTAGGAATAATACATTTGAAGAAGATAGACGTAGAAAACATTACAATAGAGTTTATAAATAG